The following nucleotide sequence is from Nymphalis io chromosome Z, ilAglIoxx1.1, whole genome shotgun sequence.
tacaaacattaattaaatacaaaggtCTAGTTTGTATTAAAATCGATCCACACGCCATCTATATTATGCACCTATATACTGCAAATTGAAacggtattttaaaatatagttcctCTACTAGCTTCAAGATGGAGTTATAGTGGTTTTGTTCAACAACTCTAAAAATTATCAACATTGATTTCCTTAATTATTGAGAATTGATTCTCGTTTATCAAatcatcaattatattattttccgttaaacaattctattttctttaataatttgtaatcctttttgtaaataaaatactttaaaaatccaAAAATGTTTTACGTGGATTTTAGAaggtacatacaaaattatataaatcagttttaaaataattataataaattcaatagaactcataaagtgtaaaaaaactcaaattacctacttacaattattaagagttatttagtactaatgaaaattgttttaattagtattagctatattataaataatagcagATTTTGTTTCCTAATCTGGTCCTTTAAAAATCTAGTTCAGGGTTATTGCAACTTGCAAGAACTAGACATACGAATATGTACTCACATACCTGATTATATTCATATCAATATCACGTGACACGTTTACAATGTGGAcgtactataataattataacatgttAAAATAACTGTATGAACTTGGTCAAAGTAAGTTGTTATTTACGAATAAAatgattacaagtaaaattatcaatagtcaaatatctttattagtaatttttattaaaaaaaaacaatcatatcatttaaaaaacgcgattaagatgttataacaatcaaaataataattccatTTTGTTCAGCTAAAGCAGCCAAGTCCAAGGAAAAAGTTTACTAACTGAAAATTACttactaaatttattaagtgtttaccgacatatttattttaattaattacttttactttacactTGTGGTAGAAAAGACCTCAACCTAATTTTATATACCTTAGAATATCACCTTTCGACAAGGCTAACTTGTGCACAAATGCTTAAAATACAGCTCACTCAGTTCATTACATAGAGATATAGCATACCACGCAAGTTTTATTTTGCTTCAGTTCTATTGAAATcagtagtaataaaatataggactaaagtagtagtagtagactaaatataaaatatttgctaattaAAAAATGGATACGAATCTTTTTAGGTTATTAAAATAGaacgcatttatttatttaatatggaacTACCAACAAAAGTTACTATATTACAACATAATAACACATAATGTAGGCTAAACAAGCTTAACTGCACTTTGTATCAACTGAGTAACCCAAATAcagcattaaataaattttctaatcattaaaaaattacctatgttaatgaattttaattgaaattcattaaatgttaattaatgtaggaatgtaattaaataatactaaatttcGGAAAATACGACTTTGTATGTATAGTTAATAgagaacaataaaatacaagacaacagttaaaaaatttattgaagcctatttaaaaaaatatatgattatatatgcatatatatataaaacaattatgccATATTGTACCTCATTTCCCAATacaatattgattataaaaatagattgtaCTTAAATCTATTGTAAAAATTAGCACCTATCAGTCCCCTATGGTGATCTACAAGTTGGCATGGTGTTTCTTGTATGGTCCAAGTCCAGCTGCCACCTTGCTACCCAGGTCTGGATGAACCTGTGTCAGCAGTTTGACAGCACGCTCTTGAATAAAACCAGCAGCATCCTTCAAGTTGCCAATAAGATTAATTACAACACGCTCTTTTTCAGCATCACTGAAGACTTTCTTATACAACAAGCTAGCCTGTGAGAAGTTGTCTTCTGTTTGTCCACTGTCATATCTGTCAATATCGCCACTCACATTATATCTTGGTTGAAGACGTTGCGCTCTTGGACATTCCTGGGGTCCAGAGAATGAATTGGGGAAATAATTGGGTGCACCATCCTGGTTACACATTGTCTGTGGTCCATCACGTTGGTAATTTGATATAGTCACACGGTATGGGCAGTTGACTGGAATCTGAAGGAAATTTGCCCCAAGTCGGTGGCGATGAGTGTCACTGTATGCAAAAAGACGTCCTTGTAACATCTTGTCAGGTGATGGCTCAATGCCAGGGATCAAATTTGATGGACTGAAAGCTATTTGTTCAACCTCTGCAAAGTAATTTTTCGGATTCCTATCCAAAACTAATTTCCCCACAGGAATAAGAGGATATTCACTATGAGGCCAGACCTTTGTCAGATCAAATGGATTGAATTTACAGCTTTCACCTTGAGCCATTGTCATGACTTGAATGTAAAGAGTCCAAGATGGGTAATCACCCTTTGCAATGGCATTGTAAAGATCTCTGATAGAATAATCAGGGTCAGAAGATGCAAGCTCAGCAGCTTTGTCAACAGGTAAGTTCTTAATACCTTGGTTAGTCTTATAATGGAATTTTACCCAGTGTGCTACTCCTTGAGCATTAACAAGTTTGAATGTGTGGGAACCATAACCATTCATAAACCTATAACCATCAGGAATACCACGGTCACCAAATAAGTAAAGAAGTTGGTGCATTGTCTCTGGTCTTAGAGTCATAAAGTCCCAGAACATATCAGCATCCTTCAAGTGAGTTGCAGGATTTCTCTTCTGCGTGTGGATGAAACTTGGAAATAGAGTAGGATCTCTTATGAAAAATATAGGTGTATTATTTCCAACAAGATCCCAGATACCATCATCAGTGTAAAATTTAACAGCAAAACCTCGAGGATCACGGACTGTATCTGCTGAACCACTTTCACCACCAACTGTTGAGAATCTGACAGCTATGGGTGTTCTCTTGCCAATATTCTCAAAGACTTTGGCAACTGAGTATTTAGAAATATCATGAGTAACCTCAAAGTAACCAAAAGCACCAGCCCCTTTAGCATGAACTACTCTTTCTGGAATACGCTCCCTATCAAAGGAGGACATCTCATCAAGAAACTGGGCATCTTGAAGTAAGGCTGGGCCATTCTTCCCAACAGTTTGAATAGCAGTCTTCACTCCCACAGGTGCACCATACTTAGTGGTGATATAACCTGGTGAAtcctgtaaataatataaaatattaggtaCCATTCCTAGTAACATACATGTTATATAAGAAATAGCTAGATTATTTTCTTAtcccaatattttatatttacataaaaatctaTAAAGAAAACTTTAGTTCGCATggcattaatatttcaatttgcaacagcagaaaataaaatataaggaaaaatacaaaacaatttattatgtaaattaacttgatatttatgtattttagtaatgactttgatattttttaagacaATTGCTTGCAACGAATGATAACTTTTTTAGACCACAATTATAAAGAActacttactttaaaatcatttaatagtcattttaattatgttttatcatttatttttgcaAATTTGACTGTTAACTTGAATTGTTGAATTGATAACAAGATAGCAAATCAACAATATTTTAAGTACCTATGATAATGAATGCC
It contains:
- the LOC126780786 gene encoding catalase, with amino-acid sequence MASRDPASDQLVDYKKSVKDSPGYITTKYGAPVGVKTAIQTVGKNGPALLQDAQFLDEMSSFDRERIPERVVHAKGAGAFGYFEVTHDISKYSVAKVFENIGKRTPIAVRFSTVGGESGSADTVRDPRGFAVKFYTDDGIWDLVGNNTPIFFIRDPTLFPSFIHTQKRNPATHLKDADMFWDFMTLRPETMHQLLYLFGDRGIPDGYRFMNGYGSHTFKLVNAQGVAHWVKFHYKTNQGIKNLPVDKAAELASSDPDYSIRDLYNAIAKGDYPSWTLYIQVMTMAQGESCKFNPFDLTKVWPHSEYPLIPVGKLVLDRNPKNYFAEVEQIAFSPSNLIPGIEPSPDKMLQGRLFAYSDTHRHRLGANFLQIPVNCPYRVTISNYQRDGPQTMCNQDGAPNYFPNSFSGPQECPRAQRLQPRYNVSGDIDRYDSGQTEDNFSQASLLYKKVFSDAEKERVVINLIGNLKDAAGFIQERAVKLLTQVHPDLGSKVAAGLGPYKKHHANL